In Debaryomyces hansenii CBS767 chromosome B complete sequence, one genomic interval encodes:
- a CDS encoding DEHA2B01650p (some similarities with uniprot|Q7SD74 neurospora crassa NCU02788), translated as MSGLNIKELRQKGKDPIFCSQVSPELLEEIVELLLSRKDRCDSESIDLIATISNILLINIGLRNKHFIPNYSIRSIEFVDYFINSALSESDEPIEYDFSRLVAVYRMIFLILCNELNHMDTRTIATIYSLLILGFEFCFSVFGKYKKDEDYQRAFAEILKGLYTFQHKHAYGEQLNKENRLINEGLLHSCIIVTNSMIEGGKNIRSLSDSELLLTKYLLNSILGLVTHEQNVNKFRIKNDVNNSSFLRNLMILIEFQLERHSDKTYTDLTDVMNLLVIINFISNRIILQYNESDANEASYLICFISIFIEKLLPTNGEISIYNKLMSLILTSNNNSSISDINIADMANLSNIKNLILECIYNLSWDPEIKDDERMSQFLNLVGYRNAREFIVANNLHLSSEIDTNTYQSPNPQYLDMNNKNFEHEFSKVSLDTIFTKDKPTNTNNLSNKEKELEAEKLFVLFDRMEKNGAFQGFKNPVREWQQSGKFENLPDGDDC; from the coding sequence ATGAGTGGATTAAATATCAAAGAGTTGAGGCAAAAAGGTAAAGATCCCATATTTTGTCTGCAAGTGTCAccagaattattggaagaaattgttgaattacTATTGAGTAGAAAGGATAGATGTGATTCGGAAAGTATTGATTTGATAGCgacaatttcaaatattttgcttaTCAACATAGGACTTCGCAATAAACACTTTATTCCAAACTATTCTATACgatcaattgaattcgTGGactattttattaattccGCCCTTTCAGAGAGTGATGAGCCTATCGAATACGATTTTAGTAGATTGGTAGCGGTCTATCGTATGATATTCTTAATATTGTGCaatgaattaaatcatATGGACACAAGAACTATTGCTACCATCTATTCTCTACTAATCTTGGGGTTCGAATTCTGCTTTAGTGTTTTTGGTAAGTACAAGAAAGACGAAGACTACCAAAGGGCATTTGCAGAGATTTTGAAAGGCCTATATACGTTTCAACATAAACACGCCTATGGagaacaattgaataaagaaaatcGGTTAATCAATGAGGGCTTGTTACATAGTTGCATTATTGTGACAAATAGCATGATTGAAGGGGGAAAAAATATACGTTCATTACTGGATAGTGAATTGTTGTTAACGAAATATCTCTTGAACTCTATTCTTGGGTTAGTCACCCATGAACAAAATGTTAACAAATTTCGTATTAAGAATGATGTTAACAACAGTTCCTTTTTACGCAATCTTATGATACTTATAGAATTCCAGTTAGAAAGGCATTCTGATAAAACATATACTGATTTGACTGATGTAATGAACCTTTTGgttataatcaatttcatttctaatagaattattttacAATATAACGAATCAGATGCTAATGAAGCTAGCTATTTGATATGTTtcatatcaatatttattgaaaaattattgccTACGAATGGTGAAATTTCTATTTATAACAAGTTGATGTCATTAATTTTGACTTCAAATAACAATCTGTCGATAAGTGACATTAACATAGCCGATATGgcaaatctttcaaatatcAAGAATCTTATTCTTGAATGCATTTATAATCTATCTTGGGATCCAGAAATCAAAGACGATGAACGTATGAGccaatttttaaatttagtAGGCTACAGAAATGCTCGGGAGTTTATAGTAGCCAACAATCTACATTTACTGCTGGAAATTGATACAAACACCTATCAATCTCCAAATCCTCAATATTTGGATAtgaacaataaaaattttgaacaTGAATTTTCCAAAGTTTCATTAGACACGATATTTACTAAGGATAAACCTACGAATACCAATAATCTTAGtaacaaagaaaaagaattggaagCCGAAAAACTATTTGTACTTTTCGATAGAATGGAAAAGAATGGTGCTTTCCAAGGGTTTAAGAATCCAGTAAGAGAATGGCAACAACTGGGAAAGTTCGAAAATTTACCAGACGGTGATGACTgttaa
- a CDS encoding DEHA2B01672p (similar to uniprot|P32775 Saccharomyces cerevisiae YEL011w GLC3 glycogen branching enzyme): MSLSTGSTGSERSNQSLIKGALDLDPWLEPFSGQLIHRQLNLRKWYDEFKQNEGSLTNFASAYEKYGLHANWDTKEVFINEYIPNVVEVSLVGDFNNWDTNTHKLKPVNDFGLWSLTIKPTENNEFAVPHDSRYKISMVTASGERIYRLCPWLKRATPSTENNLYEGRFWNPQPTETYKFKHERPRLESKDGIKIYEAHVGISTPEPKVGSYKNFTTKVLPVIHKLGYNTIQLMAVMEHAYYASFGYQVTNFFAISSRFGTPEDLKELIDEAHRLGIRVLLDVVHSHSSKNVEDGLNMFNGTDHYLFHGGTKGSHELWDSRLFNYSNYETLRFLLSNLRFYIDVFKFDGFRFDGVTSMLYKHHGLSFGFSGDYNEYFNSEWVDNDAITYLMLGHKLLDEISVRENNYKFVSIAEDVSGMPTLCLPIGQGGIGFDYRLSMAIPDMWIKIIKHLSDEEWDMGSLVHTLTNRRHGERCISYCESHDQALVGDKTIAFWLMDKEMYTNMSTLTPFTPVIDRGIALHKMIRLITFSLGGEGYLNFEGNEFGHPEWLDFPRKGNGESYAYARRQFNLIEDDLLRYKFLFAFDGAMQHLDTKYGILLSSQAYVSLKNENDKVIVFERNGLLFIFNFHPTNSYADYKIGVETPGVYQIVLNSDSLSFGGHGRIEETNKETGEKLQFFTNNERWNDRSNALFCYIPSRTAIVLQVKEKVV, translated from the coding sequence ATGTCGTTATCTACAGGTTCCACAGGTTCAGAGAGAAGTAATCAATCCTTGATTAAGGGCGCATTAGATTTAGACCCTTGGTTAGAACCCTTCTCTGGACAATTGATACACCGTCAATTAAACTTGAGAAAATGGTACGATGAATTCAAACAGAATGAAGGTAGTTTAACTAACTTTGCATCTGCGTATGAAAAGTATGGTTTGCATGCTAATTGGGATACTAAGGAAGTGTTCATTAACGaatatattccaaatgTGGTAGAGGTTTCGTTGGTAGGggattttaataattgggACACTAACACCCATAAATTGAAACCAGTAAATGATTTTGGACTTTGGTCATTGACAATCAAGCCAACAGAGAACAATGAATTTGCTGTCCCGCATGACTCCAGATATAAGATTTCGATGGTCACCGCAAGTGGAGAGCGAATCTACAGATTATGTCCATGGTTGAAAAGGGCTACACCTTCTACTGAAAACAACTTGTATGAGGGAAGGTTTTGGAATCCACAGCCGACTGAAACATATAAATTCAAGCATGAGAGACCAAGACTTGAAAGCAAGGATGGTATAAAAATTTACGAAGCTCATGTGGGTATTTCTACCCCGGAACCAAAAGTTGGGTCATATAAGAACTTCACAACTAAGGTGTTGCCTGTTATCCATAAGTTAGGATATAACACTATTCAATTAATGGCGGTTATGGAGCATGCTTATTATGCGTCGTTCGGTTATCAGGTCActaatttttttgcaatttcttCTCGTTTTGGCACGCcagaagatttgaaagaattaattgacGAAGCCCATAGATTGGGTATTAGAGTTTTGCTAGATGTGGTTCATTCCCATAGTTCTAAAAATGTTGAAGATGGTTTGAATATGTTTAATGGTACGGATCACTATTTATTCCATGGTGGCACTAAGGGTTCGCATGAATTATGGGATTCTAGATTATTCAATTACTCTAACTACGAAACCTTGAGATTCTTGTTGTCAAACTTGAGGTTTTATATTGATGTCTTTAAATTTGATGGATTCAGATTTGATGGCGTCACAAGTATGTTATACAAACATCATGGCTTGAGTTTTGGATTTAGTGGTGATTAcaatgaatatttcaattctgAGTGGGTCGATAATGACGCAATAACATATTTAATGTTGGGccataaattattagatgagATCAGTGTAAGAGAAAACAACTACAAATTTGTCTCCATTGCTGAAGATGTTAGTGGTATGCCAACATTGTGCTTACCGATCGGTCAGGGTGGTATTGGATTTGACTACAGGTTATCTATGGCTATTCCAGATATGTGGATTAAGATTATTAAACATTTGAGTGATGAAGAATGGGATATGGGAAGCCTTGTGCATACCTTAACTAATAGAAGACATGGTGAAAGGTGTATTAGTTATTGTGAATCCCATGATCAAGCATTAGTGGGTGATAAGACCATTGCTTTTTGGTTAATGGATAAAGAAATGTACACCAATATGTCAACATTGACTCCTTTCACGCCAGTTATCGATAGAGGTATTGCGTTGCATAAAATGATTAGGTTAATTACTTTCTCTTTAGGGGGAGAAGGTTATTTAAATTTCGAAGGCAATGAGTTTGGCCACCCTGAATGGTTAGACTTTCCAAGAAAAGGAAACGGCGAATCATATGCTTATGCCAGAAGacaattcaatttaattgaagatgatttattgCGTTACAAGTTTTTGTTTGCTTTTGATGGTGCAATGCAACATTTAGATACCAAGTATGGTATATTGTTGTCTTCGCAAGCCTATGtatctttgaaaaatgaaaatgataaggTTATTGTCTTTGAAAGAAACGGcttattattcatttttaattttcatCCTACCAATTCTTATGCTGATTACAAGATTGGGGTAGAAACCCCAGGTGTCTACCAAATAGTTTTAAACTCGGACAGTCTTAGTTTCGGAGGTCATGgtagaattgaagaaacaaacaaagaaacgggtgaaaaattacaattCTTCACTAACAATGAAAGATGGAATGATAGATCTAATGCATTATTTTGTTATATTCCATCAAGAACGGCAATTGTCCTTCAAGTCAAGGAAAAAGTCGTTTAG
- a CDS encoding DEHA2B01694p (similar to uniprot|P80428 Saccharomyces cerevisiae YJL081c ARP4 nuclear actin-related chromatin remodeling protein), with translation MSSSGNNASVYGGDEINAIVLDSSSFHTRIGYAGDDFPKIITPSSYASPNEDAMELDNKKKNGKSKSSKIFGESINIPRSNHNVSPILKDSVIIDWEAAIEQYHYYFDDVLTLNYKEQPILITEPVWCTPQYRQTLLETFYENFDFPALFLAKSPTCISFQQGRPNCLVVDIGHDSVSVTPVIDGISLLKNSMKTNYGGQYLNDQIEDMLTHKFSGVNFENRYRIKSKTPTVYPEESKYTVRDLSENITQSFDDYQRQNIWHEFKETMLEVPEKKFNTSNTSQANSLKEIYSQDSNKRLFELPTGQSLELCLERFQLADSLFDPQSYKFNNPDLATKYPPSNGELSLTNSYDDYKPLKRARKAESNQSTPPPSDAKKPSSKTSQIRGLTHLITHTLSTIDIDLRSSVAHNIIVTGGVSLIPQLTERLYSELSNSNPGLKIRLHAVGNSSERFNQAWIGGSVLASLGTFHQMWVSKQEYEEAGAERILNQRFR, from the coding sequence ATGTCATCGAGTGGCAATAATGCCTCTGTATACGGAGGAGATGAGATTAATGCTATCGTATTGGATTCAAGCTCTTTTCATACAAGAATCGGATACGCGGGAGATGACTTTCCAAAGATTATAACACCATCATCGTACGCTTCACCTAACGAGGACGCTATGGAATTAGacaacaagaaaaagaatggAAAATCAAAGAGCTCAAAGATATTCGGCGAGTCAATTAATATTCCTAGGTCCAATCACAACGTCAGCCCGATATTGAAGGATTCGGTGATTATTGACTGGGAAGCTGCAATTGAACAATACCActattattttgatgatgTTTTGACATTGAATTATAAAGAGCAGCCTATTTTGATTACTGAACCGGTGTGGTGTACTCCTCAATATCGCCAAACGTTACTTGAAACATTCTACGAGAATTTCGACTTCCCAGCCTTGTTTTTGGCCAAATCACCAACGTGTATATCGTTCCAGCAAGGAAGACCGAATTGTCTTGTTGTGGATATTGGCCATGATTCTGTGAGTGTGACGCCAGTGATTGATGGTATTTCgttgttgaaaaattctatGAAAACAAATTATGGAGGTCAATACTTGAATGACCAGATAGAAGACATGTTAACCCACAAATTTTCAGGAGTCAACTTTGAGAATAGATACAGAATCAAGAGCAAAACACCAACTGTGTATCCAGAAGAAAGCAAGTATACTGTTCGAGATTTATCCGAGAACATAACCCAATCGTTTGATGATTATCAGAGACAAAATATCTGGCATGAATTTAAGGAAACCATGTTGGAAGTACCAGAAAAAAAGTTCAACACCTCAAATACGAGTCAAGCCAACAGCTTAAAGGAAATATATTCTCAAGATTCTAATAAGAGGCTATTTGAATTACCGACCGGACAATCATTAGAATTATGCCTTGAAAGATTCCAGTTGGCCGACTCGTTATTTGACCCACAAAGCTACAAGTTTAACAACCCAGATCTCGCAACTAAGTATCCACCAAGCAATGGTGAGTTATCATTAACGAATTCGTACGACGATTACAAGCCTTTGAAGAGAGCCCGTAAAGCCGAATCAAACCAATCAACACCACCTCCTTCAGATGCAAAGAAACCCTCGAGTAAGACATCCCAGATTAGAGGTTTAACTCATTTGATAACCCACACATTATCAACTATCGATATTGACTTAAGATCGTCTGTTGCGCACAATATTATCGTCACCGGTGGTGTTTCGTTGATTCCACAATTGACAGAGAGACTATACTCCGAGTTATCTAATTCGAATCCGGGTTTGAAGATAAGACTACACGCAGTGGGTAACTCTTCTGAAAGGTTCAACCAAGCCTGGATCGGTGGTAGTGTTCTTGCATCGTTAGGTACCTTCCACCAAATGTGGGTCAGCAAGCAAGAATACGAAGAAGCCGGGGCAGAAAGGATTTTAAACCAGAGATTCAGATAG